The following proteins are encoded in a genomic region of Gossypium hirsutum isolate 1008001.06 chromosome D05, Gossypium_hirsutum_v2.1, whole genome shotgun sequence:
- the LOC107905558 gene encoding probable protein phosphatase 2C 12 isoform X2: MSSKGEHQTVPLSVLLKRESESEKIENPEILHGQASQSKKGEDFTLLKTECQRAMGDGVATFSVFGLFDGHNGSAAAIYTKENLLNNVLSAIPADLNRDEWVAALPRALVAGFVKTDKDFQAKVASVGDSRCIFESGEGGIYYLSADHRLECNEEERERITSSGGEVGRLNTGGGTQIGPLRCWPGGLCLSRSIGDMDVGEYIVPVPYVKQVKLSTAGGRLIISSDGVWDVLSAEVALDCCRGMSPDAAAAQIVKEAVHTKGLRDDTTCIVVDILPLEKPSAPLPPPKKAVKGKLKAMFRKKHSEASSQSDKEYMEPDVVEELFEEGSAMLSERFATKYPLCNMFKLFTCAVCQLEMKPGEGISIHAGTSNSVKLRPWDGPFLCSTCQEKKEAMEGKRPSGSRHGSDSD; this comes from the exons ATGTCCTCGAAAGGTGAACATCAAACAGTGCCGCTGTCGGTTTTACTAAAACGAGAATCGGAAAGCGAAAAGATCGAAAATCCGGAGATTTTACACGGACAAGCGAGCCAGAGCAAGAAAGGTGAAGACTTTACGTTGCTTAAAACTGAATGCCAAAGAGCAATGGGAGATGGCGTCGCCACATTCTCAGTTTTCGGG CTCTTTGATGGACACAACGGGTCTGCTGCTGCTATTTACACTAAAGAGAATCTCCTTAATAATGTCCTAAGTGCTATTCCTGCGGATCTTAATAGAGATGAATGGGTTGCTGCGCTGCCGAGGGCTCTGGTTGCAGGCTTTGTCAAAACAGATAAAGATTTTCAAGCGAAAG TTGCATCTGTTGGTGATTCCCGTTGTATATTTGAATCGGGTGAAGGTGGAATATATTACTTGTCAGCTGATCATAGGCTTGAATGCAATGAAGAGGA GAGGGAGCGGATCACTTCAAGTGGTGGTGAGGTTGGTCGGTTAAATACTGGTGGTGGTACACAG ATTGGTCCTTTGAGATGTTGGCCCGGAGGCTTGTGTCTGTCACGTTCTATTGGTGATATGGATGTTGGGGAGTACATTGTTCCTGTTCCATATGTAAAACAAGTAAAG TTGTCTACAGCTGGTGGTCGGTTAATCATCTCTAGTGATGGTGTTTGGGATGTGTTATCAGCTGAAGTAGCTCTCGATTGCTGTCGAGGGATGTCACCAGATGCTGCAGCTGCACAGATTGTGAAA GAAGCTGTACATACAAAGGGTCTTAGAGATGATACAACCTGCATTGTTGTTGATATCTTACCACTAGAGAAGCCATCTGCTCCTTTGCCACCACCAAAGAAGGCTGTAAAAGGTAAGTTGAAGGCCATGTTTCGCAAGAAGCATTCTGAGGCATCTTCTCAGTCTGATAAAGAATACATGGAGCCAGATGTGGTGGAAGAACTATTTGAGGAGGGATCTGCTATGCTTTCAGAAAG GTTTGCTACAAAATATCCACTGTGCAACATGTTTAAGCTGTTCACATGTGCAGTCTGTCAATTAGAGATGAAACCTGGAGAGGGTATTTCAATTCATGCTGGGACATCTAATTCAGTAAAGTTGCGTCCATGGGATGGTCCTTTCCTTTGCTCTACTTGCCAGGAGAAGAAAGAAGCCATGGAAGGGAAAAGACCATCAGGAA GTAGACATGGTAGTGACAGCGATTAG
- the LOC107905558 gene encoding probable protein phosphatase 2C 12 isoform X1, translating to MSSKGEHQTVPLSVLLKRESESEKIENPEILHGQASQSKKGEDFTLLKTECQRAMGDGVATFSVFGLFDGHNGSAAAIYTKENLLNNVLSAIPADLNRDEWVAALPRALVAGFVKTDKDFQAKAKTSGTTVTFVIIDGWVVTVASVGDSRCIFESGEGGIYYLSADHRLECNEEERERITSSGGEVGRLNTGGGTQIGPLRCWPGGLCLSRSIGDMDVGEYIVPVPYVKQVKLSTAGGRLIISSDGVWDVLSAEVALDCCRGMSPDAAAAQIVKEAVHTKGLRDDTTCIVVDILPLEKPSAPLPPPKKAVKGKLKAMFRKKHSEASSQSDKEYMEPDVVEELFEEGSAMLSERFATKYPLCNMFKLFTCAVCQLEMKPGEGISIHAGTSNSVKLRPWDGPFLCSTCQEKKEAMEGKRPSGSRHGSDSD from the exons ATGTCCTCGAAAGGTGAACATCAAACAGTGCCGCTGTCGGTTTTACTAAAACGAGAATCGGAAAGCGAAAAGATCGAAAATCCGGAGATTTTACACGGACAAGCGAGCCAGAGCAAGAAAGGTGAAGACTTTACGTTGCTTAAAACTGAATGCCAAAGAGCAATGGGAGATGGCGTCGCCACATTCTCAGTTTTCGGG CTCTTTGATGGACACAACGGGTCTGCTGCTGCTATTTACACTAAAGAGAATCTCCTTAATAATGTCCTAAGTGCTATTCCTGCGGATCTTAATAGAGATGAATGGGTTGCTGCGCTGCCGAGGGCTCTGGTTGCAGGCTTTGTCAAAACAGATAAAGATTTTCAAGCGAAAG CAAAAACATCGGGAACTACTGTGACCTTTGTGATAATAGATGGATGGGTTGTAACAGTTGCATCTGTTGGTGATTCCCGTTGTATATTTGAATCGGGTGAAGGTGGAATATATTACTTGTCAGCTGATCATAGGCTTGAATGCAATGAAGAGGA GAGGGAGCGGATCACTTCAAGTGGTGGTGAGGTTGGTCGGTTAAATACTGGTGGTGGTACACAG ATTGGTCCTTTGAGATGTTGGCCCGGAGGCTTGTGTCTGTCACGTTCTATTGGTGATATGGATGTTGGGGAGTACATTGTTCCTGTTCCATATGTAAAACAAGTAAAG TTGTCTACAGCTGGTGGTCGGTTAATCATCTCTAGTGATGGTGTTTGGGATGTGTTATCAGCTGAAGTAGCTCTCGATTGCTGTCGAGGGATGTCACCAGATGCTGCAGCTGCACAGATTGTGAAA GAAGCTGTACATACAAAGGGTCTTAGAGATGATACAACCTGCATTGTTGTTGATATCTTACCACTAGAGAAGCCATCTGCTCCTTTGCCACCACCAAAGAAGGCTGTAAAAGGTAAGTTGAAGGCCATGTTTCGCAAGAAGCATTCTGAGGCATCTTCTCAGTCTGATAAAGAATACATGGAGCCAGATGTGGTGGAAGAACTATTTGAGGAGGGATCTGCTATGCTTTCAGAAAG GTTTGCTACAAAATATCCACTGTGCAACATGTTTAAGCTGTTCACATGTGCAGTCTGTCAATTAGAGATGAAACCTGGAGAGGGTATTTCAATTCATGCTGGGACATCTAATTCAGTAAAGTTGCGTCCATGGGATGGTCCTTTCCTTTGCTCTACTTGCCAGGAGAAGAAAGAAGCCATGGAAGGGAAAAGACCATCAGGAA GTAGACATGGTAGTGACAGCGATTAG
- the LOC107905559 gene encoding BRI1 kinase inhibitor 1 produces the protein MNGYQQQKTTEQVVDRKHGEGKLKQEPKEGSADKQSPPASPPSAASSPSHEFSFTVVSLHSSSNCVPGKTKTPPSMAIDLSPADDIFFHGHLLPLHLLSHLPVSPRCSTNSLDGFNGPVTDEPKPDKPNTGCKSKSDSNIRSSNKNHGKVGNRPQSYNIEANGRPKSKSFTLFGLTRWHHKGRGVRETEEKEKHKTKMRFDLRHVLKRYVRMVRPLLFFRGRRDNWHLQRQSHSFSGNLSWKNKEKELRARKGRGEYYSAPASMRTSPTNSGLLVATTGFPSSTSDSTMEELQAAIQAAIAHCKNSIQGEDKFKC, from the coding sequence ATGAATGGTTACCAGCAGCAAAAAACCACGGAGCAAGTCGTAGACAGAAAGCATGGAGAAGGCAAGTTAAAACAAGAACCAAAAGAAGGGTCAGCAGATAAGCAATCTCCTCCTGCTTCACCTCCTTCAGCAGCTTCCTCTCCTTCCCATGAATTCTCCTTCACAGTTGTCTCTCTCCACTCTTCGTCTAACTGTGTCCCTGGTAAAACCAAAACCCCACCTTCAATGGCCATCGATTTGTCTCCTGCAGATGACATTTTCTTTCATGGTCATTTGCTCCCTCTCCACCTCCTTTCCCACCTTCCAGTCTCTCCACGTTGCTCTACAAATTCATTGGATGGCTTCAACGGTCCCGTAACAGATGAACCAAAACCTGATAAACCCAACACCGGTTGCAAAAGCAAAAGCGACAGCAATATCAGAAGCAGCAACAAGAACCATGGCAAAGTCGGGAATCGTCCTCAAAGCTACAACATCGAAGCCAACGGAAGGCCAAAGTCCAAGTCTTTCACGTTGTTCGGGTTAACAAGGTGGCACCACAAAGGGCGTGGCGTtagagaaacagaagagaaagagAAGCACAAGACAAAGATGAGATTCGACTTGAGACATGTTTTGAAGAGGTACGTGAGGATGGTTCGGCCATTGTTGTTTTTCAGAGGAAGGAGAGATAACTGGCATCTCCAGAGGCAATCTCACTCGTTTTCAGGCAATTTAAGTTGGAAGAACAAAGAGAAAGAGTTGAGAGCAAGGAAAGGAAGAGGAGAGTATTATTCAGCTCCGGCTTCAATGAGGACATCGCCTACAAACAGTGGTCTTCTTGTTGCAACCACAGGTTTCCCTTCTTCAACCAGTGACAGCACCATGGAAGAGTTGCAGGCTGCAATTCAAGCTGCAATTGCTCATTGCAAGAATTCCATTCAAGGGGAAGACAAATTTAAATGCTAG